CAATCAGTTCATGCAGCTAGTCCTTCTTCCGTAAATAACTAGCTAGGGTTAGGGTTTCTGAACATTATCTATGGTCCACGGATTGCTGCTTTAATCAACTAGCGCCAAGAAGAGACCGAATAAAGGAGTTGGTTTTGCCAACCTAAGAAGAAAGAATCGTTGAGTATGTGAAGTTGGTAGCCCTCAGAAGGGTAATGAAGCCTCAACAACAGCTTAGCTTGGGAAAGTGCAAAGGGGCTTAAGGGGACATTGTTGAATCCACAGCTTCTAAGCATTAATTCCCAAGACCTGAACCTTTCATGCCTTTCTCTCCTGTGATCTCCGTCTGCAGCCACAATATCAACAATCTCTCTTCCGAACCATACCTGTTCAACGTTCAGCCTTTCCCTGCTGTTGGGCGGTAAAGTGGCCTCAAGGGAATCAAACACAGCTGCATAGTGGTCTAAAGCCTCCACAAACCTTTGCAAGAAAAGCGGGTGGTTATGGTTTGCCTCCCTCTCGGCCATGGTCACCACTCTGGGGTTCATCACCTTTATTCTATGAAGGAAAAGCCGAAGCCCATCACGGTCTTTGAGTAGCCGGTGGAGATAGTGCACACAGTTCACCGCTAGACTTTCACCTGGCAGGAGAACAACTGCAGAGGATAACACAGCAATAGGGTCGTCCTCATTGTGGAGATGAAGGGGGTGGAACTGAAACCTTAGGCCTAATGAATGAGCGAATTTTGCAAGGCGGTCACCTGTTCTACGCAGGGTTTCCAGATCATTTCCAGTGCCTGTGATGCGGAGACTTGGCCGAGGATACCGTTCCACTATGGCCTGCATAAAAGGAGGCCATTGCAAGCCATGCATTATGTTGAAATCGAGGATGTGAATGGCTTCTTGGCCTTGATCAATGGCATCCAAGATTGCCTGATTAGCAGTGAGCTGACTAAACCTGATGAATGGGGTTACTTGATTAAGAGATAAGTATGCAGTTTGAAGAAGAGCTTGTTCATCTGATTCAACTACTTGAGGGATGTGATTGATAGAGGCCGCTGAAAACGAGGCGGCATTAGCAGAGTTGACGGGAGAGGAGTTAAATGAGGTGGTGGGATGATGGTGGTGACGATGAGTTAGAAAAAATGTGTTATTGAGAGGATGACCTAGATGTTGTTGTGTGTTGGGAAGAGTATTTAGGAGAGTGGTGGTAGCATAGCGGTTAAGGCGGAGAGAAAGGGCTCTGGTAAACTGATGGATCAATCTTTCAGTGGAATCACCATAAGGGTTTGAGTTAGCCATCAAAATGGTGATAAGGCGGTGAGCTGATGAGGAATCAGAACTGCTGGACATCAGCTCAGCACAGCTGATGAGCAATTGGCGCATATGGACTAATGTTGGAGAAGTGAAGCTCCGGTACTGTTGAATCTGATGGTAGTGGACATGATGGTGCTCTGGTGGAGAAGGCTCATCTTCTTCAACCTCATGGGAAGAAGAACCAAATGAGCCTAACATAACTGACCAAGAAAAACAAGTAGATCAACGCAATATCTAGGACTACGATTTTACAAAGAAACCCTGGACAGAGAAAAGAAGGTAGCAACTTATATAGCACCACAAGGGTGTATATTTCTGGTGGGGATAGAGTCGgaggaggagagagaagagggTAAAGGGTTGATTCTTGATTTGGCATCTCAAACTTTAATGCTAAACAGTAGTAGGAGGAGgagaggggaggggaggagaggggtttatttgtttttttggttGTGTTGTTTttcggggggggggggggggttggacTTTGGGACtagttttttttaattcttgTCTTAAGTTAGTGTAAACAAACATATGAAATGATATGAtgatgagagagagagacggtgctgctttttttttttttaaaagaaaaaaaaagggaagccATTAACAGTATCTATCTATGTATCGTACAAAAGATTATCTGCAAGAAGAAACAGGAAATCCGGACGCGGGGCTGGAGCGGTTGTCAGAACAACCGCTCCGGAATGTGTAACACCATTTGTACATGGTGTAACATCATCTGTACAAGGTGTAACAATTGAACAACAGCGAGTAAAATAAAACAACATTTTTGTGGATTCCACACGgcgtgaaaatcgagttacaagaCGTGATCTGAGCCGCACAAATTTTTGAGACTTCATCCAAGCCGTGAACTGCCTGGGACGGTTGTCAGATCCAGGCCCCTCGTCCCAGGAAATCCCCAAGACTCCCCCTCAACAAACATGCAGGTTGCTTCCCAAAGCTAAAAAGTCATCAAATTATTAGACATCTATATATGTTCCAtttacaaaacagaaaaaaggcAAGCCAATTAATGTTAAGTACAAACTGGTGAAGGAGCTCTTTTCCATCTGatattttttttccccctaaCCCTAGTTTTAGGCCTAAAattatgagaggaaaaacaaTTTATCTGATATTTTATATTGAGATGTTCGCAAATGTGATTATTTAAACGCACAGTTGATTACGTGCctcaattaagaataaatatctcAAGGTTGATACTGTACTCTCAGACGTTGTCTCTATACTTTTTTCTGCTCAATATTATCTTATCTGTTCCTTTTTTCAGTTTTCCtcatatctcaaaaaaaaaaaaattgcaaaataatagggaaaaaaggaaacgaaaattacttttttttttcttgttaacAGCATGCATCACTCGGCCCACATTACAAGTGACTGTCGTCTCTGTTAATCTATATACGTTTCTTAAATATATGCTTTTGGTTTTACACTACTAgtaatgtaaaattttttttcttaaaaaatagaTTCAAGTCAAATAGGGGACACGCTTTGATCTAAAATGGAAGCATTATTGCCATATCCGTCCAAATTAATTACATGCCACTCTCTTGTTTTGTCATATCCCACTACTTTCGAAATCCTATAGTATTTGTTAATAAGCATAAATTTATTAATCTTGCAATTTCTTGTCATAATCTCCACTTAATTTCCTAAGGGCGTCAACTCCGACCACAAACCTTttgggggtttt
Above is a genomic segment from Coffea eugenioides isolate CCC68of chromosome 5, Ceug_1.0, whole genome shotgun sequence containing:
- the LOC113769962 gene encoding scarecrow-like protein 18, with product MLGSFGSSSHEVEEDEPSPPEHHHVHYHQIQQYRSFTSPTLVHMRQLLISCAELMSSSSDSSSAHRLITILMANSNPYGDSTERLIHQFTRALSLRLNRYATTTLLNTLPNTQQHLGHPLNNTFFLTHRHHHHPTTSFNSSPVNSANAASFSAASINHIPQVVESDEQALLQTAYLSLNQVTPFIRFSQLTANQAILDAIDQGQEAIHILDFNIMHGLQWPPFMQAIVERYPRPSLRITGTGNDLETLRRTGDRLAKFAHSLGLRFQFHPLHLHNEDDPIAVLSSAVVLLPGESLAVNCVHYLHRLLKDRDGLRLFLHRIKVMNPRVVTMAEREANHNHPLFLQRFVEALDHYAAVFDSLEATLPPNSRERLNVEQVWFGREIVDIVAADGDHRRERHERFRSWELMLRSCGFNNVPLSPFALSQAKLLLRLHYPSEGYQLHILNDSFFLGWQNQLLYSVSSWR